DNA from Variovorax sp. V213:
CTCGCGCATGCCGGTTCGCAGGCGCTCCTGCACCGCCGTGTCGTCGAAGCGCTTGAGCATCGCCTCTCGGCCGCCGTCGACGGCCCATGGCGGCACCAGCGCGGCCGAGAAGCGCGTGCTCGATGCCGTCCACGGGTAATGGTCGGCCGTGATGTCGAGCCCGGCGGCACGCTCCTTCTCGATGCGGCGGATGATGTCGCCGCTCTGGCCCTGCACGTCCACGCCCAGCGCCTTGATGTGCGCCACATGCACCGGCAGGCGGGCTTCGTGGCCGATGCGGATCACTTCCTCGATGGAGCCCTTCAGCCCGATGTTGTACATCGACTCGTCGCGGATGTGGCTGTCGTAGAGCCCGCCGTGGCGGGCCGCGACCTTCGCGAGCTCGATGACCTCCTCGGTCTTCGAGAAATTCTGCGGCGGATAGAAAAGGCCTGTGGAAAGCCCCAGCGCACCGTCGCACATGGCGCGGCTCACGTGCTGGCGCATCGCGTCGAGCTGCTCGGGCGTGGGCGCCCGATTGGCTTCGCCGAGCTGGCTGATGCGCACCGGGCCGAAGCCCACGTACATGGCCACGTTGGTGCCCACCGGCGCCGAACGCAACCGCTTCGTCTGCGCCGCGATGTCGAAGCCGCCGAAGCCGTCGTTGCCGATCACGGCAGTTGTGACGCCCTGGGTAAGAAAGGGAATGTTCAGGCGCTTCTGCGGATCGGTGGAATGCAGGTCGGCATCGGCGTGGGTGTGCGCGTCGACGAAGCCCGGCGCCACGACCATGCCCGTGGCGTCGATGGTCCGCCGCGCCTTGAATTGCGCCGGCGCCTTCGGGCCCGCGAAGACGATGCGGTCGCCCAGGATGCCGACGTCGCCCACGATGGGCTCGTCGGAATCGCCCGTGTAGACGGTGCCGCCGCGCAGCAGCAGGTCAAGTTCGACGGGGGCATCGGCGGCGGATGAAAGACCCGCCAGGGCCGCGAGCGCGGCGAGCACGACAACTGATTTCTGCATGGGCGAGCGATCCGGAGCGATGTGAAGCGGGCAGTTTAGGAGTCGCTCCCGCGCACCGTTAATTCCTTTTGCGATACGCCCCATGACCGGAAGGCATGGCCTCCACTCCACCCGGTCCCTCAGAGGCGCGTTGCCAATTGTTCGAGCCCGAGCCGCTCATAGACGGCGCCGGCCTGGCGGCGCAGGCGCAGCGACTCGGGCTGGCCGTTGACCTGCTGCTGCAGGATGCCTTGCGCGCCGGTGAGCGTGGCCTGGCTGCCGGTGTGCACGAGGGCGTCCAGGTACACCTGCTCGAACAGGTCGCGCTGCGCATGGCTGCCGCCAATCTCGAGCAGTCGCGGCAAGGCCATGCCCAGCCCTTCGATGGCGGAAGCGAAATCGCCGCGCGCATGCGCAACGAGGCCGTGCGCGGCCGGCACGCACACGTGCTCCCAGGCAGCGCGCGCAGAGAGCGGCGCGCGTGGCGCATAGGCCTCGATGTTGTGCAGCAGCGCATCGGCCTCGGGCCGGCCGGCGCGGGCCAGCCCATACAGGTACTGCAGGTCGAGAAAAGGCAGCACATGGTCGGCCGTGCGCTGCACAAGGTAGCCGCTGACGTCGTCCCATCGCGCGCCGACGTCGATGCCTGCGAGTTCGAAGCGCGCGAGCAGCGAGACGGCGCCGATCTGGTCCTGCGAGTAGTCCTTCACCACGCCCCATACCTCGCGGTCGTATACCGCGAGCGCTTCGGCATCGCGGCCGAGCTCGATGAGGAACAGCGCCACGTGCCACCAGTTGTGCGTAACCATGAACGAATTGAGCCCGGTCCAAGTGTCGCTCACGCCCTTCATGAACGCCAAGCCTTCGGAGAGCCGGCCTTCGGTAAGCATCACATGCGCCAGCGCATGGTGTGCCCATGGTTCCTTGCGGCACATGCCGATGGCGCGGCGGGCGCTGGCCTCGGCGTCGCGCATCAGGTGGCATTGCTCGTAGCCGAAGGCGGCCATGCCGTGCACATAGGGCACGTCGGACGCCGCCGGCAACGCAGCGAGCGCGAGCCGGAGCATGCCGGGGCAGTCGCCCGTATTGAAGCAGTGGTACTGCCCCAGCTTCACCGACACGAGGTCGCGCGGATGCTCCCGCGCCTGCTCCGCGTGCAGCGCGATGGCCTTGGCGATGTCGCCCTGGGCCCAGGCTTCGATGGCCGCAACGTAGCGCTGTTCGCGCGGCGTGGCGCGCTGCAATGCGGCGCGGGCCTTTTCAAGGAAGGGCCGTGCGTTGGCCGCGGCATCGCGCGATTCCGCGAAGAGGTGCAGCGTTGCGCAATAGGCCTGCACCACGGGGCTCGCGTCGCGGTCGGCCAGGGCAAGCAGGTCGACCGCGCGCGCCTCGCTCGACAGAAAGCCCATGACGAAGTCGTCGACGAGCGGCAGGCTGGCGGCATCGTCGAGCGTGAGCGGGTTGCCGAAGCTGTCGGCGCGCAGGGTTGCGAGGGGCATGGCGCCATGGTGCCACGCCTCGCCGCGGGCTTCAAACGCCCGCTTGCTGGTGGCGGTATTCCTGCGTCTTGCCGCCATATCCGTAGGCCGCGCCGCGGGCATCGATCACGTGGATGTACGACACCTCGTGCAAATCGGGTCGCAGTCGCGCCATGGCGGCATGCACCTCGCGCAGGTAGCGCGCCTTTTCCGCCTTGGTGTTGGTTTCGTCGGTGACGCTGATGTCGAGGTGGAACGCCGACTTGCCGAGCGAGGCCAGCGACTGCCCGCCGATGAACCACGTGTCGGCAGCGATGTACTGAACCGTGATGGCGATCACCGGCAACTGCTTGCCGAGCACGCTCTGGGTCAGCTCGGCGACGGTGTCGACCGTCTTGCGGGTGAGCTGGGCATCGGGTTGGCCCGAAAGGTGGACAACGATGTGCGGCATCTGGAACTCCATGAATGAGTGAACGATGGGGCTATTTTGGAGACGCCATATCCATCGGAAAAGCGGGAATATATGATGTTTAGTATCGGATAAACGGATGGATAGGCCATGCAGACTTTCGACCTGGAACAGCTTCGAACCCTGGCCGCGGTGATCGATGCCGGCAGCCTCACGGCGGCCGCGCCGCGGGTGTTTCTTTCGCAGTCGTCGGTCAGCGAGCAGATACGCAAGCTCGAGGAACGGGCAGGGCAGTCCCTGCTCACACGCAGCAAGGCCGGCGTGGCGCCGACCGAGGCGGGCACGCGGCTCCTGGCCTATGCGCGCCGCATCCTCGCGCTCAGCGACGAAGCGTTTCGCGATCTGCATGGCGAGACGCTGCAGGGCGAGCTTCGGCTTGCGGTGACCGATTACTTTCGGCCCGGCGATCTCACGCGGCTGCTGGGGCGCCTCGGCGAAAGCTATCCGCAGGTGCGGCTGAACGTGAGCATCCTGAAGAGCGACGCGCTACGGGCCGCCTATGCACGCGGAGATTTCGACGTGGGGCTGGCGATGAATATCGCCGGGGCTTCTTCTTCAGCCTCGGAGCAGGGCGCGAAGGCTTCGTCGGTGATCCGGCGGGAATCGCTGGTGTGGCTGGGCGCGGCAGGCATGCGGCTGGCGCGGGGCGAGCCGGTTCGCCTGCTGGCGTTGCCGGACACCTGCTCGCTGCATCAGTTCACCGTGGCGCTGTTGCGGCGGCGCCGGGTGCCGTATGTGTTGGCGCACGTGGCTTCGGGGGTGGCAGGCTTGCAGTCTGCATTGGCCGCGGGGCTGGGGGTCGCCTGCCTGAACGAGTCTGCGACGTGCGACGGCGTGGCGCGGCTGGCGCCGCCGCATGGGCTGCCGGCCCTGCCCCGGCTCGCGTTTCAGTTTTTGCCCGGCCGCAGAGGCGAGACGGAATTCGTGACGCGAGCCCGGGAGATGCT
Protein-coding regions in this window:
- a CDS encoding 4-oxalocrotonate tautomerase family protein, yielding MPHIVVHLSGQPDAQLTRKTVDTVAELTQSVLGKQLPVIAITVQYIAADTWFIGGQSLASLGKSAFHLDISVTDETNTKAEKARYLREVHAAMARLRPDLHEVSYIHVIDARGAAYGYGGKTQEYRHQQAGV
- a CDS encoding LysR family transcriptional regulator, whose amino-acid sequence is MQTFDLEQLRTLAAVIDAGSLTAAAPRVFLSQSSVSEQIRKLEERAGQSLLTRSKAGVAPTEAGTRLLAYARRILALSDEAFRDLHGETLQGELRLAVTDYFRPGDLTRLLGRLGESYPQVRLNVSILKSDALRAAYARGDFDVGLAMNIAGASSSASEQGAKASSVIRRESLVWLGAAGMRLARGEPVRLLALPDTCSLHQFTVALLRRRRVPYVLAHVASGVAGLQSALAAGLGVACLNESATCDGVARLAPPHGLPALPRLAFQFLPGRRGETEFVTRAREMLATHLV
- a CDS encoding amidohydrolase family protein; translation: MQKSVVVLAALAALAGLSSAADAPVELDLLLRGGTVYTGDSDEPIVGDVGILGDRIVFAGPKAPAQFKARRTIDATGMVVAPGFVDAHTHADADLHSTDPQKRLNIPFLTQGVTTAVIGNDGFGGFDIAAQTKRLRSAPVGTNVAMYVGFGPVRISQLGEANRAPTPEQLDAMRQHVSRAMCDGALGLSTGLFYPPQNFSKTEEVIELAKVAARHGGLYDSHIRDESMYNIGLKGSIEEVIRIGHEARLPVHVAHIKALGVDVQGQSGDIIRRIEKERAAGLDITADHYPWTASSTRFSAALVPPWAVDGGREAMLKRFDDTAVQERLRTGMRENLRLRGGPETILFSAGSTKYVGKTLADVAKAANADPVDAAIAVLRDGDLMIASFNQSDDDVRAFMKRPWVMTSSDSSLGHPRAYGTFARKYDQYVVKEHAISLGQFIRSSSSLTADTLGLKQRGHLRPGYYADVVVFDPARYAAKATYTQPTLLSEGVVTVLVNGRLAVDGGKPTGVGAGQALLRTPKAGSCT
- a CDS encoding tetratricopeptide repeat protein, producing the protein MPLATLRADSFGNPLTLDDAASLPLVDDFVMGFLSSEARAVDLLALADRDASPVVQAYCATLHLFAESRDAAANARPFLEKARAALQRATPREQRYVAAIEAWAQGDIAKAIALHAEQAREHPRDLVSVKLGQYHCFNTGDCPGMLRLALAALPAASDVPYVHGMAAFGYEQCHLMRDAEASARRAIGMCRKEPWAHHALAHVMLTEGRLSEGLAFMKGVSDTWTGLNSFMVTHNWWHVALFLIELGRDAEALAVYDREVWGVVKDYSQDQIGAVSLLARFELAGIDVGARWDDVSGYLVQRTADHVLPFLDLQYLYGLARAGRPEADALLHNIEAYAPRAPLSARAAWEHVCVPAAHGLVAHARGDFASAIEGLGMALPRLLEIGGSHAQRDLFEQVYLDALVHTGSQATLTGAQGILQQQVNGQPESLRLRRQAGAVYERLGLEQLATRL